A genomic segment from Syntrophotalea acetylenivorans encodes:
- the bioD gene encoding dethiobiotin synthase produces the protein MVPVTDSGGRGIFVTGTDTGVGKSLVAAALARFLVRKGIKVGVMKPVESGVDDVATLGQDGELLRWAANCDAPIDLISPCRLPEPLAPSLAAELAGTVIDIDGLVSDAKDLLERFDFVIIEGAGGIMVPLRDNFMVGDLARRIGLPLLTVCRPGLGTINHTLLTLQAARAWGLDPVGLMVNGMPESPGLAEEHAPAMLAELGDIELWQVLSRVAGDERQKVEQIADQFDSSLMEALFP, from the coding sequence ATGGTTCCTGTAACTGATTCGGGCGGACGGGGGATTTTTGTCACTGGTACGGATACCGGGGTTGGCAAAAGCCTGGTTGCTGCGGCCTTGGCGCGATTCCTTGTCCGAAAAGGTATTAAAGTCGGGGTGATGAAGCCGGTGGAAAGTGGCGTCGATGATGTCGCAACCTTGGGGCAGGATGGCGAACTACTACGCTGGGCAGCTAATTGCGATGCGCCTATCGACCTGATCAGCCCCTGTCGTTTGCCTGAGCCTTTGGCGCCATCTCTGGCAGCCGAACTGGCCGGAACTGTGATCGATATCGACGGCCTGGTCTCCGATGCCAAAGATCTTTTGGAGCGTTTTGATTTCGTCATCATCGAAGGGGCCGGCGGTATTATGGTTCCCCTGCGGGACAACTTTATGGTGGGAGATCTGGCTCGACGCATCGGTTTGCCGCTGCTCACGGTTTGCCGCCCCGGCCTTGGTACTATCAACCATACTCTGTTGACCCTGCAGGCTGCCCGGGCGTGGGGATTGGATCCTGTCGGTCTGATGGTCAACGGCATGCCGGAATCTCCCGGTTTGGCCGAAGAGCATGCACCGGCCATGCTGGCAGAGCTGGGTGACATTGAGCTATGGCAGGTCCTGAGTCGGGTAGCGGGGGATGAACGGCAGAAGGTGGAACAGATTGCTGATCAGTTCGACAGCAGCCTGATGGAAGCCTTATTCCCCTAG
- the bioA gene encoding adenosylmethionine--8-amino-7-oxononanoate transaminase, which produces MNYQDIVNYDRQHVWHPCTQEKDHEALPPIPIERGEGVYLIDKAGRRYIDGVSSWWVNLFGHTHPRLNRALTEQAGRIAHHIFAGFTHEPAVDLARRLCALTPGNLSKVFFADNGSAAVEVALKMSFQYWQQHGKPNKTRFVSLTEAYHGETVGALSVGGCDLYRQVYQPMLLDTFQAQGPDCFRCPYGLHRDSCDAPCFEHLEKLVTESQEEIAAVIVEPLIQGAAGMRIYPPVYLRKLRVLCDTCQVHYIADEIAVGFGRTGKMFANEHAGVAPDLMCLSKGITGGYMPLSVTLATEDIYQAFYDDYETLKAFLHSHSYTGNVLACALAVEVLNIFKEEQVLANLAPKMALLDRYAARFEALPHVGEFRRCGMVAAVEMVADRRGRVPYPWQERRGYQVYQQALKQGALLRPLGNVVYFMPPLTIEEPVLEELLEIALKGIVEVTSEE; this is translated from the coding sequence ATGAACTATCAGGACATAGTAAATTACGATCGCCAGCATGTCTGGCACCCCTGCACCCAAGAAAAGGATCACGAAGCACTGCCGCCTATTCCCATCGAACGGGGTGAAGGGGTCTACCTCATCGATAAGGCAGGCCGTCGCTATATCGACGGTGTTTCCTCCTGGTGGGTCAACCTGTTCGGACATACTCATCCCCGCCTGAATCGTGCCCTTACCGAGCAGGCAGGTCGTATCGCTCATCACATTTTTGCCGGTTTCACCCATGAGCCGGCTGTGGACCTGGCGCGTCGCCTGTGCGCATTGACCCCTGGCAACCTGAGTAAGGTGTTCTTTGCCGATAATGGTTCGGCGGCAGTGGAAGTAGCATTGAAGATGAGCTTCCAGTATTGGCAACAGCACGGCAAACCCAACAAAACCCGTTTTGTTTCTTTGACCGAAGCCTACCACGGTGAAACGGTCGGCGCCCTGTCCGTTGGGGGCTGCGATCTTTATCGCCAGGTCTACCAGCCCATGCTTCTGGATACATTTCAGGCCCAGGGACCCGATTGCTTTCGTTGTCCCTACGGTCTGCACAGGGATAGTTGTGACGCCCCCTGTTTCGAGCATCTGGAAAAGCTGGTTACCGAGAGCCAGGAAGAGATTGCCGCGGTCATTGTCGAGCCTCTGATTCAGGGGGCCGCCGGCATGCGCATCTATCCGCCGGTTTATCTACGCAAACTGCGTGTGCTGTGCGACACCTGTCAGGTTCATTATATCGCCGATGAAATCGCCGTAGGGTTCGGTCGCACGGGTAAGATGTTTGCCAATGAACATGCCGGTGTGGCTCCCGATCTGATGTGTCTGTCCAAGGGCATCACCGGAGGATACATGCCCCTCTCGGTGACCTTGGCTACCGAGGATATCTACCAGGCCTTTTATGATGACTATGAGACCCTCAAGGCTTTCCTTCATTCTCACTCTTATACCGGTAATGTGCTGGCATGCGCCCTGGCTGTCGAGGTGTTGAATATTTTCAAGGAGGAGCAGGTCCTGGCTAACCTGGCACCCAAAATGGCCTTGCTGGATCGCTACGCAGCCCGTTTCGAGGCCTTGCCTCATGTTGGTGAATTCCGCCGCTGCGGTATGGTTGCCGCGGTGGAGATGGTGGCGGACAGGCGGGGAAGGGTGCCCTATCCGTGGCAGGAACGGCGGGGTTATCAGGTCTATCAGCAGGCCCTTAAGCAAGGCGCTCTATTGCGGCCGCTGGGTAACGTGGTTTATTTTATGCCGCCTTTGACGATTGAAGAGCCGGTGCTGGAAGAGTTACTGGAAATCGCCCTGAAGGGAATCGTCGAGGTGACATCCGAAGAATAA
- a CDS encoding isochorismatase family protein has product MMVNPQEMFRPGDALLVVDVQNDFCPGGALPIEHGDEVVAALNPWIDAAQKRCIPIFLSRDWHPSGHPSFAANGGSWPVHCLQDTRGAALHSELLIPEGAEIVTKGTRFDQDQLSVFDQTGLSDKLRADGIRRLWVGGLALDVCVLASVLDGCREGFDVQLLLAGCRPVTAEGGREALEKMRQAGAEIVE; this is encoded by the coding sequence ATGATGGTTAATCCGCAAGAAATGTTCAGGCCGGGTGATGCCCTGCTGGTAGTCGATGTGCAAAACGATTTTTGTCCCGGCGGCGCACTGCCTATCGAGCATGGAGATGAAGTTGTCGCTGCTCTTAATCCTTGGATTGATGCAGCACAGAAGCGATGCATACCGATCTTCCTGAGCCGTGACTGGCACCCGTCGGGTCATCCCAGCTTTGCCGCTAACGGCGGTTCCTGGCCGGTGCATTGCCTGCAAGATACCCGCGGCGCTGCCCTCCATTCTGAGTTGCTGATACCTGAAGGTGCCGAAATTGTCACCAAGGGCACCCGTTTCGATCAGGATCAGCTCTCCGTCTTCGATCAGACAGGATTATCCGACAAATTGCGCGCCGACGGAATTCGTCGCTTGTGGGTTGGAGGTTTGGCCCTCGATGTGTGCGTTCTTGCCTCGGTACTCGACGGATGTCGTGAAGGGTTCGATGTGCAGTTGCTGCTCGCCGGGTGTCGGCCGGTGACTGCTGAAGGAGGCCGTGAAGCTCTGGAAAAAATGCGTCAGGCTGGGGCGGAGATTGTAGAGTAG
- a CDS encoding MipA/OmpV family protein translates to MESSGTRQLGNTLRANLVPSRNWHLGPVVRYRAERDDVEDDEVDLLEEVDAAVELGLFAGYSGEHWLLQLTGLTDAADAHNGSLVELGLGYKIPFQTLGSLTMFAATSYADSDYMDSYFGIDTADSDASGLPVYDADSGFKDASVGLAWQYNFNRNWGMLALAKYTRLLDDAEDSPVVDDEGDADQVLAGIIFNYRFAKKQPEPPPPPMDSDGDGVTDDLDRCPDTPQGVQVDRYGCPLDSDGDGVADYLDECPDTPAGIVVDDVGCPPDSDGDGVPDYLDQCPDTPAGAAIDKYGCPLDTDGDGVPDYLDQCPGTLTGVQVDEKGCPLTMTLDILFDFDDATIKPEFKPELDRAAEFIQKYKDVPQIVIEGHTDSRGAADYNAQLSEDRAEAVRQYLVDNYPIDGKRLVSRGLGEASPIADNTTEAGRAKNRRVEVICCAVLPE, encoded by the coding sequence ATGGAATCATCTGGGACCCGACAGTTAGGCAATACCCTGCGTGCGAATCTGGTACCCAGCCGCAATTGGCATTTAGGCCCGGTAGTTCGTTATCGCGCGGAACGGGACGATGTCGAGGATGACGAAGTCGATCTGTTGGAAGAAGTCGATGCCGCGGTTGAATTGGGACTCTTCGCTGGGTACAGCGGCGAACACTGGCTTCTACAATTAACCGGTCTCACGGACGCAGCTGACGCCCACAATGGTTCGCTGGTAGAACTGGGCCTCGGCTACAAGATTCCTTTTCAGACCCTGGGAAGTCTGACCATGTTTGCAGCGACCAGTTATGCCGATTCCGATTATATGGACAGCTATTTCGGCATCGACACAGCCGATTCTGATGCGAGCGGTCTGCCTGTCTATGACGCTGACAGCGGCTTCAAAGACGCGAGCGTCGGCCTGGCCTGGCAATACAACTTCAACCGAAACTGGGGCATGCTGGCCCTGGCTAAGTACACTCGCTTGCTGGACGATGCCGAAGATAGCCCGGTCGTAGATGACGAAGGTGATGCCGACCAGGTTTTAGCCGGGATCATCTTTAATTACCGCTTTGCCAAAAAGCAACCGGAGCCTCCTCCACCGCCCATGGACAGCGATGGCGACGGCGTGACGGATGACCTTGATCGTTGTCCCGACACCCCTCAAGGCGTTCAAGTTGATCGATACGGTTGTCCGCTGGATAGCGACGGGGACGGCGTAGCCGACTACCTGGACGAGTGCCCGGATACACCAGCAGGCATTGTCGTCGATGATGTCGGCTGTCCTCCGGACAGTGACGGAGACGGTGTCCCCGACTATCTCGATCAGTGCCCTGACACCCCTGCCGGCGCGGCCATAGACAAGTATGGATGTCCTCTCGATACGGATGGAGATGGAGTCCCTGATTATCTCGACCAGTGTCCAGGAACCCTGACCGGTGTCCAGGTCGATGAAAAAGGTTGTCCCTTGACCATGACCCTGGATATCCTTTTTGATTTCGATGACGCGACGATCAAGCCGGAGTTCAAACCGGAACTCGACCGCGCCGCCGAGTTTATCCAGAAATACAAGGACGTGCCTCAGATCGTCATCGAAGGACATACCGACTCGCGCGGTGCCGCCGATTACAACGCGCAACTCTCCGAAGACCGGGCGGAAGCGGTCCGTCAATACCTGGTAGACAACTATCCCATCGACGGAAAACGACTGGTATCCCGAGGCCTCGGCGAAGCTTCTCCTATAGCTGACAATACCACTGAAGCCGGACGTGCCAAAAACCGCCGGGTGGAAGTTATCTGTTGCGCGGTATTACCGGAATAG
- a CDS encoding IS481 family transposase produces the protein MTIRLHANATTTPRIRRYIQQSQKTDKALAKELGISIDTVRRWRKRDDVHDRSHTAHRLNTTLSKAQEAVVVELRRSLLLSLDDLLVVTREFINADVSRAGLDRCLRRHGISRLADLIPQEETAKDKPKTFKNYDPGFVHVDIKYLPQMPDETSRRYLFVAIDRASRWVYLELRKSKSSQAATGFLNRLVNKAPFVIRKLLTDNDKAFTDRFSTAGERKPTGKHIFDQACVRHGIEHRLIPPRRPQTNGMVERFNGRISEVLATTRFNSAEDLEQTMLRYGYLYNQHIPQRALEHKTPVEALKQWQKRKPELFHKQVRNHAGPDT, from the coding sequence ATGACGATTCGGTTACACGCGAACGCAACGACAACACCTAGGATACGACGCTATATCCAACAGTCCCAAAAGACGGATAAAGCCTTGGCCAAAGAGCTGGGTATCTCTATTGATACGGTTCGTCGTTGGCGAAAGCGCGACGACGTTCATGACCGTTCTCATACGGCTCACAGGCTGAATACGACTCTGAGCAAAGCCCAGGAAGCTGTTGTTGTCGAACTGCGGCGATCTTTGCTCCTATCCCTGGATGATCTGCTGGTGGTCACCCGGGAATTTATCAATGCCGACGTTTCCCGCGCAGGACTGGACCGCTGTCTACGCCGGCATGGTATTTCTCGATTGGCCGATCTGATCCCCCAAGAGGAAACGGCCAAAGACAAACCCAAGACTTTTAAAAACTACGACCCGGGTTTCGTTCATGTCGACATCAAGTACCTGCCGCAAATGCCGGATGAAACTTCACGGCGGTACCTGTTTGTGGCCATCGACCGCGCCAGCCGCTGGGTCTACTTGGAGCTGCGCAAAAGCAAGTCGTCCCAAGCCGCTACGGGTTTTCTAAACCGTCTGGTAAACAAAGCTCCGTTTGTGATCCGCAAACTGCTGACCGACAACGATAAGGCCTTCACGGATCGTTTTAGCACTGCCGGCGAGCGAAAGCCGACGGGAAAGCATATATTTGACCAAGCCTGTGTGCGACACGGTATCGAGCATCGGCTGATTCCACCCCGTCGCCCTCAGACCAATGGCATGGTGGAGCGTTTCAATGGCCGCATCAGCGAGGTGCTGGCAACGACCAGGTTCAATTCCGCTGAAGACCTGGAACAAACCATGCTGCGTTATGGGTATTTATACAATCAGCATATCCCCCAGCGGGCCTTGGAACATAAAACCCCGGTAGAGGCTCTAAAACAGTGGCAAAAAAGGAAGCCGGAACTTTTCCATAAACAGGTCAGGAATCATGCGGGACCTGACACCTAA
- the purB gene encoding adenylosuccinate lyase: MITAISPIDGRYASKVTELTECFSEYALLRNRVKVEVMWLLALCAEPGIAECRAVTTEEEKTLRAIVEDFTPEEAQKVKKIEAVTNHDVKAVEYYLKEKIAGTSLEELSEFLHFACTSEDINNLSHALMLKDGLTATTPLQTQIIDNLKNLADEFKDVPMLARTHGQTASPTTIGKELAVFAARLQKQSGNIAQVEILGKLNGAVGNFNAHLSAYPAVDWPKLAKGVIEGELGLKQNMFTTQIEPHDYMSELFDALTRWNTILTDLNRDIWTYISMAYFGQKTVAGEVGSSTMPHKVNPIDFENSEGNCGLANAIFGHLSTKLPISRLQRDLTDSTVLRNMGVGFGYSMIAYRSTLKGLGKLKLNEHKLAADLDNAWEVMAEPIQTVMRKAGIEKPYEKLKELTRGQTIDCDTIRAFVEGLELADEDKQRLLEMSPASYTGMAAEIVELLK; this comes from the coding sequence ATGATTACAGCTATCAGCCCTATCGACGGGCGTTATGCATCGAAAGTAACTGAACTGACCGAATGTTTTTCCGAATACGCGCTGCTGCGCAACCGCGTCAAGGTTGAAGTGATGTGGCTGCTGGCCCTGTGCGCCGAACCGGGCATTGCTGAGTGCCGCGCGGTCACGACCGAAGAGGAAAAGACCCTGCGCGCCATTGTGGAGGATTTCACCCCCGAGGAAGCGCAGAAAGTGAAGAAGATCGAGGCGGTTACCAACCACGACGTTAAAGCGGTGGAGTACTACCTGAAGGAAAAGATCGCCGGTACTTCCCTTGAGGAATTGTCGGAATTTTTGCATTTTGCCTGCACCTCGGAGGACATCAACAACCTGTCTCACGCCCTGATGCTCAAGGACGGACTGACGGCGACGACGCCTCTGCAAACGCAGATCATCGACAACCTAAAAAATCTGGCGGATGAATTCAAGGACGTGCCGATGCTGGCCCGTACCCACGGCCAGACCGCTTCGCCGACCACCATCGGCAAGGAATTGGCGGTTTTTGCCGCCCGCCTGCAGAAGCAGAGCGGCAACATCGCCCAGGTGGAGATCCTCGGCAAGCTGAACGGCGCGGTAGGTAACTTTAACGCTCATCTATCGGCCTACCCTGCCGTCGACTGGCCGAAGCTGGCCAAAGGGGTCATCGAAGGCGAATTGGGTCTGAAACAGAACATGTTCACCACCCAGATCGAGCCCCACGACTATATGTCCGAACTGTTCGACGCCCTGACCCGCTGGAATACCATCCTCACCGATCTCAATCGGGACATCTGGACCTACATCTCCATGGCTTACTTCGGACAGAAGACCGTGGCCGGTGAAGTCGGCTCTTCGACCATGCCGCACAAGGTCAATCCCATCGATTTCGAGAACTCGGAAGGCAACTGCGGCCTGGCCAACGCCATCTTCGGCCACCTGTCGACCAAACTGCCAATTTCCCGCCTGCAGCGAGACCTCACCGATTCGACGGTATTGCGCAACATGGGGGTCGGCTTCGGCTACAGCATGATTGCCTACCGCTCGACCCTCAAGGGCCTGGGCAAGTTGAAGCTCAACGAGCACAAACTTGCCGCCGACCTCGACAATGCCTGGGAAGTCATGGCCGAACCGATCCAGACCGTAATGCGCAAGGCGGGCATCGAAAAACCCTACGAAAAACTCAAGGAACTGACCCGTGGTCAGACCATCGATTGCGACACCATCCGCGCCTTTGTCGAAGGTCTGGAACTGGCGGATGAGGATAAGCAGCGACTGCTGGAGATGAGCCCGGCCAGCTACACCGGCATGGCTGCGGAGATCGTCGAACTGCTCAAGTAA
- a CDS encoding YheU family protein, producing the protein MHQVNNSDHSEEGVEIPHKEIKPDTLRRMIQEFVTRDGCDWAETGCTLEDKVEEVLQQLKNQQVKVVFDLKTQTANLVPCT; encoded by the coding sequence TTGCATCAAGTAAATAATTCAGACCATTCCGAAGAAGGGGTCGAGATTCCCCACAAAGAGATCAAACCGGATACGCTGCGGCGGATGATTCAGGAGTTTGTAACCAGAGACGGTTGCGACTGGGCCGAAACCGGCTGCACCCTGGAGGATAAGGTCGAAGAGGTTCTGCAGCAACTGAAGAACCAACAGGTTAAGGTCGTGTTCGATCTAAAAACGCAAACGGCAAACCTGGTTCCCTGCACCTAA